A genomic stretch from Telmatocola sphagniphila includes:
- a CDS encoding extracellular solute-binding protein: MKYLCLLLLALLSGCGKSPDRAVLYCAQDMEYAQEILSSFEKETGIPVATKFDTEANKSVSLFEELVQEAKRPRCDVFWNNEIINTIRLERKGLLDRMEPDPNYPAWTRPESGCWQAFAARGRILIVNTEKLKEADYPKSILDLTDPKWKSKLAMAKPQFGTTATHAACLFEVLGEEGAQAFFNGLKANDITILAGNKQVAERVARGDFAAGLTDTDDAIEEYNDKRPVKILYLDQEAHPKYPALGTLFIPNTICILKNRPNPENAQKLVKFLLNPGTEDKLALKGGFQIPLSTASQTKLHETLKRPDQVRRMEVSFEKSADRWESVQQFLRDTFAR; the protein is encoded by the coding sequence ATGAAATATCTCTGTTTGCTTCTCCTGGCCCTTCTCTCCGGCTGCGGAAAATCGCCGGATCGGGCCGTGCTGTATTGCGCCCAGGACATGGAATACGCCCAGGAAATTCTTTCGAGTTTTGAGAAGGAAACGGGCATCCCGGTCGCCACCAAGTTCGATACGGAAGCTAATAAGTCGGTCAGTCTGTTCGAAGAGCTCGTGCAGGAGGCGAAACGACCCCGCTGCGATGTTTTCTGGAATAACGAAATCATCAACACGATCCGTCTCGAGCGTAAAGGTCTTCTCGATCGCATGGAGCCCGATCCCAACTACCCGGCCTGGACGCGTCCCGAAAGCGGCTGCTGGCAGGCCTTCGCTGCGCGGGGCCGCATCCTGATTGTGAACACCGAAAAGCTGAAAGAAGCCGATTATCCCAAATCCATTCTCGATCTGACCGATCCGAAATGGAAAAGCAAGCTGGCCATGGCCAAGCCTCAGTTCGGCACGACCGCAACGCACGCGGCCTGTTTGTTCGAAGTATTGGGCGAGGAAGGCGCTCAGGCGTTTTTCAATGGTTTAAAAGCCAATGATATCACGATTTTAGCCGGGAATAAACAGGTGGCCGAGCGGGTGGCTCGGGGCGATTTCGCCGCCGGGCTGACCGACACCGACGATGCCATCGAAGAATACAACGACAAACGGCCGGTGAAAATACTCTACCTCGACCAGGAGGCTCATCCGAAATACCCGGCCTTAGGAACCCTTTTTATCCCGAACACGATCTGCATCCTGAAAAATCGGCCGAATCCGGAAAACGCCCAAAAGCTCGTGAAATTCCTCCTGAATCCCGGAACGGAAGACAAGCTGGCCCTGAAAGGAGGCTTCCAAATTCCGCTCTCGACAGCCAGTCAGACCAAGCTGCACGAAACGCTGAAACGCCCCGATCAAGTCCGGCGCATGGAGGTCTCTTTTGAGAAGAGTGCCGACCGCTGGGAAAGCGTTCAGCAATTTCTACGGGATACTTTCGCCCGCTGA
- the hflC gene encoding protease modulator HflC produces MTKLRLLILTVILLVLGFSSLYKVDQTEFAYVTRFGEPVVTYDGSTDAGLHFKLPWPIDSVLRIDRRLQVFDLPPTESLTRDPQNQTVDKTLLVDAYVCWKIPDSAGVDKFIRAVGSPEQARRLLSPRFSSRLAAVISNMPLDNLIQVADVAKVDQRNLTLKNQLLGIQKLGPSDTAESLPSAILREYGIEIVDARLRRFNYPEAVRDSIAERIRSERGRKVADYQSEGDRRYREIVSTAERDARKILAEAQAEKARIEGKADAEADQIRNAAHSQDREFYTFLQKLKAYQSMLSDTRDYLLLSTKNELFDLLLKPPPVKK; encoded by the coding sequence ATGACCAAGCTGAGATTACTCATTCTAACGGTTATTCTGTTAGTCCTGGGCTTTTCCTCGCTCTACAAGGTCGATCAAACCGAGTTCGCTTACGTCACTCGTTTCGGCGAACCGGTCGTTACTTATGATGGTTCGACCGATGCCGGTTTACACTTTAAGCTTCCCTGGCCAATTGATTCGGTTCTGCGAATCGACCGCCGGTTACAAGTGTTCGATTTACCGCCAACGGAATCGTTGACTCGCGATCCACAGAATCAGACTGTAGATAAAACCCTGTTGGTGGATGCCTACGTTTGCTGGAAAATTCCGGATTCCGCGGGTGTCGATAAATTTATCCGGGCGGTGGGCTCGCCCGAGCAGGCGCGCCGGCTACTTTCTCCGAGATTTAGCAGCCGTTTGGCGGCGGTGATCTCCAATATGCCTCTGGATAATCTGATTCAGGTCGCCGACGTGGCAAAGGTGGATCAGAGAAATCTCACTTTAAAGAATCAGCTTCTAGGAATTCAGAAATTGGGTCCTAGCGATACGGCGGAGTCGCTGCCTTCGGCCATACTTCGGGAATATGGCATCGAAATAGTTGATGCCCGACTCCGGAGATTTAACTATCCCGAAGCGGTGCGCGATAGCATTGCCGAGCGAATCCGCAGTGAACGAGGGCGGAAAGTGGCGGACTACCAGAGTGAAGGGGATCGCCGGTATCGCGAGATTGTCAGCACCGCCGAGCGCGATGCTCGAAAAATTTTAGCCGAAGCTCAGGCGGAGAAGGCTCGAATTGAAGGCAAGGCGGATGCCGAAGCCGACCAGATTCGCAACGCGGCCCATTCGCAAGACCGCGAATTCTACACGTTTCTGCAAAAGTTGAAAGCCTATCAATCGATGCTCAGCGATACGCGAGATTACTTATTGCTTTCGACGAAAAATGAACTCTTCGATCTTCTCCTCAAGCCGCCACCGGTGAAGAAATAG
- a CDS encoding FHA domain-containing protein — protein MSEPAWLMKWQAREAIKNGRPEEAHRLLDSLIASGNRRAWALRSDVVRGYVERAEKFLAQNSPEAAWQDLAKVESIAPGDKAGLKLREKLIQFELTGIRQSLENGKPLEALRLIGHLREQPIQSNELTLLEAASQEWALAEDYAQRGDFPQAKQAVENCRQKLGKVPAGLEKFERELDRREDRFRESFSKLQESANQLNAREVLKHADDALAVAPMHRDVQTLRSRAWTAVQPETPTYRSDPTSSEGSPLFSSASNAFPLEPLAPVKRFYLWIDGIGGFLVCMGQQVTIGQASLESGPVDIPLMADVSRFHASLKRDDENYILESSQQVQINGKCIERAGVLQVGDLLTLNASCNIRFNLPVPGCASARLDFPGSRRLPMAVDAVLLMADLLVLGPGEKVHVCLPDLEQPLRIFRQKDRVGIQWAGEYYIEGQKQTGRALIPTQGSIYSPQFTMAVEPVKNR, from the coding sequence ATGAGCGAACCAGCGTGGTTAATGAAATGGCAGGCGCGGGAGGCAATTAAAAACGGCCGCCCCGAAGAAGCCCATCGCCTGCTGGATAGTCTCATCGCCTCGGGCAATCGGCGCGCCTGGGCACTTCGCTCAGATGTCGTTCGGGGCTATGTGGAACGGGCCGAAAAATTCCTCGCTCAAAACTCACCCGAGGCCGCCTGGCAAGATCTCGCCAAAGTTGAATCGATTGCCCCCGGCGACAAAGCGGGTCTCAAACTTCGCGAAAAGCTGATCCAGTTCGAACTGACGGGAATCCGCCAATCGCTCGAAAACGGCAAACCGCTGGAAGCCCTGCGCCTCATCGGCCACCTCCGCGAACAACCGATCCAATCCAACGAGTTGACGCTCCTGGAAGCGGCCTCGCAGGAATGGGCGCTGGCAGAGGATTACGCCCAGCGCGGCGATTTTCCACAGGCCAAGCAGGCCGTTGAGAACTGCCGGCAGAAACTCGGCAAGGTACCTGCGGGCTTGGAGAAATTCGAGCGGGAACTCGATCGCCGGGAAGATCGGTTCCGGGAGTCCTTTTCCAAGCTGCAGGAATCAGCCAATCAACTGAATGCCCGCGAAGTGTTGAAACATGCGGATGATGCCCTCGCCGTCGCGCCCATGCACCGCGATGTGCAGACGCTGCGCAGTCGGGCCTGGACGGCGGTTCAACCGGAAACACCCACTTACCGCAGCGACCCGACGTCCTCCGAAGGTTCGCCCTTATTTTCTTCCGCCTCCAATGCGTTCCCGCTGGAGCCGCTGGCCCCGGTCAAGCGATTTTACCTCTGGATCGATGGCATCGGCGGTTTTCTGGTTTGCATGGGGCAGCAGGTTACCATTGGTCAAGCCAGTCTGGAGAGCGGTCCCGTGGACATTCCTCTGATGGCCGATGTTTCGCGATTCCACGCCTCCTTGAAGCGCGATGATGAAAATTACATTCTGGAATCGAGCCAGCAGGTCCAGATAAACGGAAAGTGCATCGAGCGGGCGGGAGTGCTGCAAGTCGGTGATTTGTTGACCCTGAACGCATCCTGCAATATTCGCTTCAATTTGCCCGTCCCCGGTTGTGCCTCCGCCCGGCTCGATTTCCCCGGTTCGCGACGTTTGCCGATGGCCGTGGATGCCGTGCTGTTGATGGCCGATCTTCTGGTGCTGGGCCCGGGAGAAAAAGTTCACGTCTGTCTGCCCGATCTGGAACAGCCATTGCGAATCTTTCGCCAGAAGGATCGAGTCGGCATCCAATGGGCGGGGGAATACTACATCGAAGGGCAGAAACAGACCGGTCGAGCGTTGATTCCGACCCAGGGAAGTATTTACTCCCCGCAATTCACGATGGCGGTGGAGCCCGTAAAAAATCGCTGA
- a CDS encoding MBL fold metallo-hydrolase has translation MIRRKYLFPNVIEMNYQAGRRLGVNVYLIDGGSEFLLIDIGFEDTVDEIIELIRQMDFSLSKCKMIIATHADADHIQGLKRAKDRLKTSVAAHPKSVKPLEKADAIETYAKITAQGIDLPMVPVKIDLRLNEGDTIEVGDVKLDVWHTPGHTPGQLSFKMRDLLFSGDNIYKDSCVGVIDAHHGSHLGDFVKSLSRILGDDSKYLLPSHGPVFPREAQIIQKAIDRLSGYMHMADFGTCATDWPLMEEWEADVIAGRLPFS, from the coding sequence ATGATTCGTCGGAAATACCTCTTCCCCAACGTCATAGAGATGAACTACCAGGCCGGTCGTCGGCTGGGAGTGAACGTCTACCTGATCGATGGAGGCTCCGAATTTCTGCTGATCGACATCGGCTTCGAGGATACGGTCGATGAGATCATCGAACTGATCCGCCAGATGGATTTCAGCCTGTCGAAGTGCAAGATGATCATCGCCACGCATGCCGACGCCGACCACATTCAAGGGCTCAAGCGGGCTAAAGACCGGCTGAAAACCAGCGTGGCCGCGCATCCGAAAAGCGTCAAACCGCTGGAAAAAGCCGATGCCATCGAAACCTACGCCAAAATCACCGCTCAGGGCATCGACTTGCCGATGGTTCCTGTCAAAATCGACCTGCGACTGAATGAAGGGGACACCATCGAGGTCGGCGATGTGAAACTGGACGTCTGGCATACACCGGGACATACCCCGGGTCAACTCAGCTTCAAGATGCGCGATTTGCTGTTCAGCGGCGACAACATCTACAAGGATAGCTGCGTCGGCGTCATCGACGCCCACCACGGCTCGCATCTGGGCGATTTTGTGAAATCTCTGTCTCGCATCCTGGGGGATGATTCCAAGTATCTCCTCCCCAGCCACGGCCCGGTCTTTCCACGCGAGGCCCAGATAATTCAAAAAGCCATCGATCGTCTGAGCGGTTACATGCACATGGCCGATTTTGGTACGTGTGCGACCGACTGGCCGCTGATGGAGGAGTGGGAAGCCGACGTCATCGCCGGTCGGCTACCCTTTTCCTGA
- the amrB gene encoding AmmeMemoRadiSam system protein B has translation MPERLKKPRFRPGLFITAQSLDYILEDQLRLSPTITLNALSFEFIRLFNGQRTLHEIHFQVTQNRSGYPSIEDLARLVSELDDCLYLDSRKFQELIFGPVRKPSCIGCYSEDPKIIASELNRLFTADGGPGLPGEWGSRVARDGEIQGLLVPHMDYGRGGTVYGWGYKELVERSRARLFLIIATSHYSGERFTLTRQNFATPLGVVETDQKLIDRLVELYGEGLFNDPIAHLPEHSIELEVLLLQHLIPEPIRIVPLLVGSYADCIEAGSTPESADDIQRMVRSLRKLAAEIQEPFCTIISGDLAHIGPKFDDPEPVNETVLAASRLQDRRILEAAEKADAQAYYRVIQQEQDRRRICGLPPTSLFLSALQPGQGQLLKYDQYVHPEGFESVSFAAMAFHSHRNL, from the coding sequence GTGCCCGAGCGATTGAAAAAACCCCGATTTCGCCCCGGACTATTCATCACGGCTCAGTCGCTCGATTACATTCTGGAGGATCAGCTCCGGCTGTCCCCCACTATTACTCTCAACGCTCTCTCCTTCGAATTCATTCGCTTATTCAATGGCCAGCGAACTCTGCACGAAATTCACTTTCAGGTTACTCAGAATCGAAGTGGTTACCCATCAATCGAAGATCTGGCTCGACTGGTGTCGGAATTGGACGATTGCCTTTATCTGGATAGCCGGAAATTTCAGGAGCTGATTTTTGGGCCGGTTCGCAAACCCTCCTGTATCGGCTGTTATTCGGAAGATCCCAAGATCATCGCCTCGGAATTAAATCGCCTGTTCACAGCTGACGGCGGCCCCGGCCTACCGGGCGAATGGGGCAGCCGAGTTGCCCGCGACGGCGAGATACAGGGGCTCTTGGTGCCGCATATGGATTACGGCCGCGGCGGCACCGTCTACGGGTGGGGTTACAAAGAACTGGTCGAGCGAAGCCGCGCCCGCTTGTTCCTGATCATTGCCACCTCGCACTATTCGGGCGAACGATTCACACTCACTCGACAAAACTTCGCGACGCCGCTCGGCGTTGTCGAAACCGATCAGAAGCTCATCGACCGCCTGGTCGAGTTATACGGCGAAGGTTTATTCAACGATCCCATCGCTCATCTGCCCGAGCATTCGATTGAACTGGAAGTGCTCCTGCTGCAGCACCTGATTCCGGAGCCGATTCGCATTGTCCCCCTGCTGGTCGGTTCTTATGCCGATTGCATCGAAGCGGGATCGACCCCCGAGTCCGCAGATGACATTCAACGAATGGTTCGGTCTCTTCGCAAGCTGGCCGCCGAGATCCAGGAACCTTTTTGTACCATCATCAGCGGGGACCTGGCTCATATTGGTCCGAAATTCGACGATCCCGAACCGGTAAATGAAACCGTCCTGGCCGCGAGTCGTCTTCAGGATAGACGGATTTTGGAAGCGGCCGAGAAGGCGGATGCCCAAGCCTATTATCGGGTGATCCAGCAGGAACAGGACCGAAGGAGAATTTGCGGACTACCCCCGACTTCACTGTTCTTGAGTGCGCTACAACCCGGGCAAGGCCAGCTTTTGAAATACGATCAATATGTGCATCCGGAAGGATTCGAAAGCGTCAGCTTCGCCGCCATGGCCTTTCATTCTCATAGAAACCTCTAA
- a CDS encoding dihydroorotate dehydrogenase: protein MTVDLTTRLGRLTLRNPILTASGTFGYAREMADFVDFTQLGGLVPKTVTRQPRAGNPPPRTVETASGLLNAIGLDNDGIEHFIFHHLPYLRTLPTALVANIAGKSEEEFPEMAGMLANQAGIAAIELNLSCPNVAGGADFATQPAVTKRIVERVRAACSFPILAKLTPNVTDILPIVRAAAEGGADAVTLVNTYLGMAIDWKKRKPILGNQTGGLSGPAIKPMVLRLVWHVARANILPIVAVGGIANVDDVMEFLVAGAQAVQIGTANFYDPSASSRIVGQLTDALSYLRAEQLKDVIGTAHTQLPSNS from the coding sequence ATGACTGTCGATCTGACAACTCGTTTGGGGCGACTGACCCTTCGCAATCCGATTCTGACCGCCTCGGGAACCTTCGGCTATGCCCGCGAGATGGCCGATTTCGTCGACTTCACTCAGTTGGGCGGCCTCGTCCCCAAAACGGTAACCCGGCAACCGCGTGCGGGCAATCCTCCACCCCGGACCGTCGAAACCGCCTCCGGATTATTGAATGCCATCGGACTGGATAACGATGGTATCGAACACTTTATTTTCCATCATTTGCCCTATCTGAGAACTCTTCCGACTGCCCTCGTCGCCAACATCGCCGGTAAAAGCGAAGAGGAATTCCCAGAGATGGCCGGCATGCTGGCCAATCAAGCGGGCATCGCGGCAATCGAACTGAATTTGTCCTGTCCGAACGTGGCGGGCGGTGCCGACTTCGCCACGCAACCCGCTGTCACCAAAAGAATTGTGGAAAGAGTCCGGGCGGCTTGTTCATTTCCGATTCTGGCCAAGCTGACCCCCAATGTGACCGATATTTTGCCCATTGTCCGGGCTGCGGCCGAAGGGGGAGCGGATGCGGTCACGCTGGTGAACACCTACCTCGGCATGGCCATCGACTGGAAGAAGCGAAAACCGATTCTCGGCAATCAGACCGGCGGATTGAGCGGCCCGGCCATCAAACCGATGGTTTTGCGACTGGTTTGGCACGTCGCCCGAGCCAATATTCTCCCCATTGTGGCCGTGGGGGGCATCGCCAATGTCGATGATGTCATGGAATTTCTGGTGGCTGGGGCTCAGGCAGTGCAGATCGGCACGGCTAATTTTTACGATCCCTCGGCCTCCAGTCGAATTGTGGGCCAATTAACCGATGCACTTTCTTATCTTCGGGCCGAGCAATTGAAAGATGTAATCGGTACCGCTCACACTCAACTCCCTTCAAATAGCTAG
- a CDS encoding serine/threonine-protein kinase → MNIWKSKIRFDQIPAGNGAGSANCLPNTESSTHFEVAGANVTRATDTRLGNSKQKLQIPDEIDGRYNLFEELATGGMGRVYKAYDRVLNRNIALKILRSRFMAQDEIALRFMEEAQIMARLQHPGVVPVYETGKLKDGRPFIAMKLIEGCTLKNLLTDRSNPKQELAHYINIFEQVCQTVAFGHSRGIIHRDIKPENIMVGAFGEVLVMDWGLAKSLDPKFASLQPSLQWPVSKNEIDDEIEDFEDTKVIKVNMVPARMPEENITNAGQILGTFQYMPPEQARGDHDKLSFQSDVFSLGALLCELLTGSPPYSSVKAEARRQAQEADLRHAFNMLNDSGADADLIQLAKHCLNENPHDRPKSAEQVALSVGSYLRGVQERLHNDLVRRIAAQAHDHHTRHKSQVIKQFRNNAILTSIALFIVFVTVGSFLLMYRNQQFHQRYVQTAQQESARKELDHKLENVTALLGKLSTNSSDFSQSIDTVEQASQLMLDADSLAQQTAQPIADKARVDELRSQCDSWKQNLILLADLERISFEDDELRPVKNRSEEVGRRYQTAFQNHPLKPLDGPLEDAKARLQGSSIERLLRPHLLKWLSLAVEAEQRNRLSGLLKFEGPNQNQMATEWLRAVQKKDSDTLVPMTRFLLSAKFEAAELRVFAEQIYQLGHPEAAEKILLSAQVNNPESYEVNRDLGRLYRHIPGRSSDAVRFCTAALYLHPRSPLPHLALASALREDHKDAAALQELKNALKLNETDFQTNVLLAELDREQGRFAQALVAYRRILTKPEDLSREQLGKTRLSAAEVAIQATASDAARAPALRLEALNFLRNQWVACSMDRRPEDRSEFESWLKNEIFAPVRKPSFLEKLDEKERADWTTFWQEVESGLQINP, encoded by the coding sequence GTGAATATTTGGAAATCGAAAATCCGATTCGATCAAATTCCGGCCGGAAATGGGGCTGGAAGCGCGAATTGCCTGCCTAACACCGAATCCTCCACGCATTTTGAAGTGGCCGGGGCGAATGTTACCCGGGCGACCGATACCCGTCTGGGAAATTCCAAGCAAAAACTTCAGATTCCCGATGAAATTGATGGCCGGTACAACCTCTTTGAAGAGCTGGCTACCGGCGGCATGGGACGGGTTTATAAAGCCTATGACCGCGTTCTGAATCGCAATATCGCCCTAAAAATCCTGCGCAGCCGGTTCATGGCGCAGGACGAAATTGCCTTGCGATTCATGGAAGAAGCCCAGATCATGGCCCGACTCCAGCATCCCGGCGTAGTGCCCGTCTATGAGACCGGAAAGCTCAAGGACGGACGACCGTTCATCGCGATGAAGCTGATCGAGGGTTGCACACTTAAAAATTTGCTTACGGATCGCAGTAATCCCAAGCAGGAACTTGCCCACTACATCAATATTTTCGAACAGGTTTGCCAGACTGTCGCCTTCGGCCATTCCCGCGGCATCATTCATCGCGATATTAAGCCCGAAAACATCATGGTGGGAGCTTTCGGGGAAGTTCTGGTGATGGATTGGGGCTTAGCGAAAAGTCTCGATCCCAAATTCGCCTCGCTACAGCCTTCCTTGCAGTGGCCGGTCTCGAAAAATGAGATCGATGACGAAATTGAAGACTTTGAAGACACCAAAGTTATCAAAGTGAATATGGTTCCGGCGCGTATGCCGGAGGAAAATATCACGAACGCTGGTCAGATTCTGGGCACCTTCCAGTACATGCCCCCGGAGCAGGCTCGGGGGGACCACGATAAGCTCTCCTTCCAAAGCGACGTATTTTCCCTGGGCGCCCTACTTTGCGAATTGTTGACCGGCAGCCCGCCCTACAGTTCCGTTAAAGCAGAGGCCCGGCGGCAGGCTCAAGAAGCCGACCTCCGTCATGCATTCAACATGTTGAATGATTCCGGGGCGGATGCCGACCTGATTCAACTGGCCAAACACTGTTTAAACGAAAATCCGCACGATCGTCCCAAATCGGCCGAGCAAGTGGCTCTGTCGGTAGGATCTTATCTGCGCGGCGTTCAGGAACGCTTGCATAATGATCTGGTTCGTCGGATTGCCGCTCAGGCGCACGATCACCACACCCGGCATAAATCGCAAGTTATCAAACAGTTTCGCAATAATGCGATTCTGACATCCATTGCACTGTTCATTGTTTTCGTGACCGTCGGATCCTTCCTTCTGATGTACCGCAATCAGCAGTTTCATCAGCGGTACGTCCAGACAGCCCAACAGGAATCGGCCCGCAAGGAACTCGACCATAAACTGGAAAATGTCACAGCGCTTCTGGGCAAACTTTCCACCAATTCCAGCGATTTCAGCCAGTCGATCGACACGGTGGAGCAGGCGAGCCAATTGATGCTCGATGCCGATTCCCTCGCTCAACAGACTGCACAACCTATCGCCGATAAAGCCCGAGTCGACGAGTTACGCTCGCAGTGTGATTCCTGGAAGCAAAATCTGATTTTGTTGGCCGATTTGGAGCGGATCTCTTTTGAGGATGACGAACTCCGACCCGTGAAAAATCGATCCGAAGAGGTCGGCCGTCGCTATCAGACTGCTTTCCAAAATCATCCTTTGAAACCGCTCGACGGTCCTTTGGAAGATGCCAAAGCCCGACTGCAAGGGTCGTCCATCGAAAGGCTGCTGCGACCGCATTTGTTAAAATGGTTGAGCCTCGCCGTGGAAGCCGAGCAAAGAAATCGTCTCTCGGGGTTGTTGAAATTTGAAGGGCCCAATCAAAATCAGATGGCCACTGAATGGCTGCGAGCCGTTCAGAAGAAGGACTCTGATACGCTGGTGCCGATGACCCGATTTTTGCTTTCGGCGAAGTTCGAAGCGGCGGAACTCCGCGTTTTCGCCGAGCAGATTTATCAGCTGGGCCATCCCGAAGCCGCTGAGAAAATTCTTTTGAGTGCCCAAGTCAACAATCCAGAGTCCTACGAAGTCAATCGAGATCTGGGTAGGCTCTATCGACATATACCAGGACGTTCTTCGGATGCCGTTCGCTTTTGTACGGCGGCGTTATATTTACATCCGCGTTCCCCACTGCCGCATCTGGCTCTGGCCTCGGCGTTACGGGAAGATCATAAAGATGCGGCGGCTCTGCAAGAACTGAAAAACGCCCTGAAGTTGAACGAAACAGACTTTCAGACCAACGTCCTTCTGGCAGAACTGGATCGCGAGCAAGGGCGTTTTGCCCAGGCCCTTGTGGCCTATCGCCGCATTCTCACCAAGCCCGAAGACCTGAGCCGCGAACAACTTGGCAAAACGAGATTATCTGCCGCGGAAGTGGCGATTCAAGCTACGGCGAGCGATGCCGCCCGCGCACCCGCTCTGCGGCTCGAAGCGCTGAACTTTCTTCGAAATCAGTGGGTGGCTTGTAGCATGGACCGCCGGCCGGAAGATCGCAGCGAGTTCGAAAGCTGGCTGAAAAATGAAATTTTTGCCCCCGTCCGGAAACCCTCCTTTCTCGAAAAATTGGATGAGAAAGAGCGTGCGGACTGGACCACCTTCTGGCAGGAAGTGGAAAGTGGACTGCAAATCAATCCCTGA
- a CDS encoding WD40 domain-containing protein produces the protein MKSFRFCVFCALLSALILWLLRYSESSTCAQSPAAPVSFINDVAPILKDYCFACHDAKKRSGKYEMTTFARLIAGGSNGETVSPGKPQESDLYDLMVTNEDRRMPPRKDGISAVPKEKAEIVRRWIEQGAKLDSGIDTKSDLVKELRVRWQPPASPTQYKFAMPVTALAFTPDGKELVAGGHHELTVWNVDSSKLTKRLRTRAERALAMLFHRDGSLIVAGSRPGQEGDIRVYNLQAAGKKEGEVIFLDGVSDPQVFRKQLLDSDDSILCLAISPDGNLLAAGGCDRTIRVWDVSAGARRAKLEQVIDNHADWVFALAFDATGERLLSCARDKTAKIWDLMNRESITTFPEHQNNVYGVAWSKDGKKAFSAGADHVLRQWEAVPQGKQLKVLGGHNEDILKLLSSPDRLLLATAGADKTVKIWEAETQKNTKTLSGLTDQVYSLALSPDGKLLAAGDYNGEVRIWNLADAKLVKGFNASPGIATISKK, from the coding sequence ATGAAATCGTTCCGTTTCTGCGTTTTCTGTGCTCTACTCAGTGCACTGATCCTCTGGTTGCTCCGTTACAGCGAATCGTCGACCTGCGCCCAGTCCCCCGCGGCACCAGTCAGTTTCATCAACGATGTAGCTCCCATCCTGAAGGACTACTGCTTCGCCTGTCACGATGCCAAAAAGCGTTCCGGCAAATACGAGATGACTACCTTTGCCAGACTGATCGCCGGTGGCTCCAATGGGGAAACCGTATCGCCAGGCAAACCGCAGGAGAGCGATCTTTACGACTTAATGGTCACGAATGAAGATCGCCGTATGCCACCCCGCAAAGACGGCATCAGTGCTGTGCCCAAAGAGAAAGCGGAGATCGTTCGCCGTTGGATTGAGCAAGGGGCCAAACTCGATTCGGGCATCGATACCAAAAGCGATTTGGTGAAAGAGTTGCGGGTGCGCTGGCAACCGCCCGCATCGCCTACGCAATACAAGTTCGCCATGCCGGTCACCGCACTGGCGTTCACTCCCGATGGGAAGGAACTCGTCGCCGGAGGTCACCACGAACTGACCGTGTGGAATGTCGATTCCAGTAAACTCACGAAGCGCCTCCGGACCCGGGCCGAGCGGGCCCTGGCGATGCTCTTTCACCGCGATGGCTCCCTGATAGTCGCCGGTTCACGACCGGGCCAGGAAGGGGACATTCGCGTCTATAACCTGCAGGCGGCCGGGAAAAAGGAAGGAGAAGTTATTTTCCTCGATGGGGTCAGCGATCCCCAGGTGTTCCGCAAACAACTGCTGGATAGCGACGATTCCATTCTCTGTCTCGCAATCTCCCCGGACGGCAATCTACTAGCTGCGGGGGGCTGCGATCGAACCATTCGGGTCTGGGATGTCAGTGCCGGCGCTCGGCGGGCCAAGCTGGAGCAGGTTATTGATAACCATGCGGACTGGGTTTTCGCGCTCGCCTTCGATGCGACTGGCGAACGGTTGCTCTCTTGCGCCCGCGATAAAACCGCCAAGATCTGGGATCTGATGAATAGAGAATCGATCACGACATTTCCGGAACATCAGAACAACGTCTACGGCGTGGCCTGGTCTAAAGATGGGAAGAAAGCCTTCTCCGCGGGAGCCGATCATGTCCTTCGGCAATGGGAAGCGGTTCCCCAGGGGAAACAATTGAAAGTTCTGGGTGGACACAACGAAGATATCTTGAAACTCCTCAGCTCACCGGATCGACTGCTATTAGCCACTGCGGGTGCCGACAAAACTGTGAAGATCTGGGAAGCCGAGACGCAAAAGAATACCAAAACTCTGAGTGGTTTGACCGATCAGGTCTACTCCCTGGCTTTGAGCCCCGATGGAAAACTGCTTGCCGCAGGAGATTACAATGGGGAAGTTCGAATTTGGAATCTGGCCGATGCGAAGCTGGTGAAAGGATTCAATGCCTCGCCGGGTATAGCTACCATCAGCAAGAAGTAG